The Ziziphus jujuba cultivar Dongzao chromosome 7, ASM3175591v1 genome includes a region encoding these proteins:
- the LOC107424219 gene encoding uncharacterized protein LOC107424219 isoform X3: MLKFSSTTANQIRFLLQSLNEANADSVLSGLHQFTEYGVEGSILLLQTCLDHLNSYKTELTNVSLERVLASIFKYLLDRPNFSTIFCESLRNSEINEGILENFSDALHLSVSEKMGLGLALSDSENFDNRICGKNFCMAQIEELCANPVAIHSSEQIHNIIMFLQRSEGLSKYVDSFMQMLSLVHLKDASPFVLTPLLSDEMREANFLRNMDMFHECVDNDFDAILAEMEKEMSMGDILKELGYGCTVDPLQCKEILSLFLPLTEITISKILGTIACTHTGLEDNQNTLSTFGLALGCSTLTDLPALNTWNVDVLVDTINQLAPGTNWIRVIENMDHEGFYIPNQEAFLNFMSIYKRVCQEPFPLHSICGSVWKNTEGQLSFLKYAVSASPEVFTFGHSARQLAYIDAVHGHKLQLANSNHAWLCLDLLDVLCQLAERGYAHIVRSMLEFPLQHCPEVLLLGMAHINTAYNLLQYEVSITAFPKIVNSAMANSMIHHLWHVNTNLVLRGFIDAQLSDPDNLTRILDICQELKILSSVLEMIPSAFSIKLAALASRKELLDLEKWLSNNLNTYRDIFFEECLKFLKEVQFGGSHDFSTQPFQRSDAVSNLYAGTTATISKVLKAHVSLITSGQLSEEMERLHVAILDSNPRLQNGGTTDSPTDGYGDDIESEANSYFHQMFSGHLTIEAMVQMLARFKESSVKREQSIFDCMIANLFEEYRFFPKYPERQLKIAAILFGSVIKHQLVTHLTLGIALRCVLDALRKPADSKMFVFGTKALEQFVDRLIEWPQYCNHILQISHLRSTHLELVNFIEQALARISSGHSDSEIGNQASSVHHHGPNQATSGNVDLNGSSVLQPGQQLSSPLQLQQRHESSFDDRHKASVTASSDMKSLLSSSGQNSGGPPGDSSGIQKSQNTVSAPSMLSSSPGFVRPSRAVTSTRFGSALNIETLVAAAEKRETPIEAPASEVQDKISFMINNISAANVEAKAKELTEILKEQYYPWFAQYMVMKRASIEPNFHDLYLKFLDKVSSKALNKEIVQATYENCKVLLGSELIKSSSEERSLLKNLGSWLGKLTIGRNQVLRAREIDPKSLIIEAYEKGLMIAVIPFTSKILEPCQSSVAYQPPNPWTMGILGLLAEIYSMPNLKMNLKFDIEVLFKNLSVDLKEITPSSLLKDRKREIEGNPDFSNKDIGASQPQMVAEVKSGIIPPLNQVELPLEVAPSSNSGGHTHLLSQYAAPLHLSSGTLMEDEKLAALGLSDQLPSAQGLLQATPSQSPFSVSQLPTPIPNIGTHVIINQKLSALGLHLHFQRVVPIAMDRAIKEIVSGIVQRSVSIATQTTKELVLKDYAMESDETRIFNAAHLMVASLAGSLAHVTCKEPLRTSISSQLRNSLQGLNLANELLEQAVQLVTNDNLDLGCAVIEQAATDKAIQTIDGEIAQQLSLRRKHREGVGATFFDANIYTQSSMGVVPEALRPKPGHLSLSQQRVYEDFVRLPWQNQSSQSSHAVPAGASTSSASAGLASVYGSTSGQLNPGYSSGPGNTGFEAVSRPLDDALESNSALQLSASSVHVGPADGVTQHGSENDVAVGSFTTAASTPELQAVDSVDAVKDSGASSQALPSPAAAERLGSSTSEPSLSTRDALDKYQIIAQKLETLVINDAREDIQGVVTEVPEMILRCVSRDEAALAVAQKQVFKGLYENASSHIHVGAHLAILTAIRDVCKLVVKELTSWVIYSDEDRKFNKDITVGLIRSELLNLAEYNVHMAKLIDGGRNKAATDFAISLLQTLVIEEPKVISELHNLVDALAKLAAKPGCPEPLQQLVETIKNPAANMSTSAGVNVGKDDKARQSRDKKAPGHSPASREDLNNVETAEPDPAGFREQVSMLFAEWYRICELPGANDAALTHYVLQLHQNGLLKGDDITDRFFRILTELSVSHCLSSEVINSGTLQAPQQVQSLSFLAIDIYAKLVFSILKGSSKPFLLSKILAVTVRFIQKDAEEKKTSFNPRPYFRLFINWLLDLGSLDPVIDGANFQILTAFANAFHALQPLKVPAFSFAWLELVSHRSFMPKMLTGNGLKGWPYIQRLLVDLFQYMEPFLRNAELGVPVHFLYKGTLRVLLVLLHDFPEFLCDYHFTFCDVIPPSCIQMRNIILSAFPRNMRLPDPSTPNLKIDLLAEISQSPRILSEVDAALKAKQMKADVDEYLKKSCF, translated from the exons ATGCTGAAATTTTCGTCAACCACGGCGAATCAGATTCGCTTCCTCCTTCAGAGCCTCAACGAAGCCAACGCCGATTCTGTCCTTTCAGGGCTCCATCAg TTTACTGAATATGGTGTCGAGGGAAGCATTTTACTACTTCAAACATGCCTGGATCATCTGAACAGTTACAAGACAGAGTTGACGAACGTGTCACTGGAAAGGGTTCTTGCATCAATTTTCAAATATCTCCTTGACAGACCAAATTTTTCTACTATCTTTTGCGAGTCACTAAGAAATTCGGAGATCAATGAAGGAATTCTAGAAAATTTCTCTGATGCATTACATCTATCTGTATCTGAAAAAATGGGTCTTGGTCTTGCTTTGTCAGATTCTGAAAACTTTGACAACAGGATATGTG GCAAGAACTTTTGCATGGCCCAGATTGAAGAATTGTGTGCCAATCCCGTTGCTATCCATTCCTCTGAGcaaattcataatataattatgttCCTCCAGCGGTCTGAAGGCCTTTCCAAGTATGTAGATTCCTTTATGCAGATGCTATCATTGGTGCATCTGAAAGATGCCTCTCCGTTTGTTTTGACTCCATTGCTTTCAGATGAAATGCGTGAGGCCAATTTTTTAAG GAATATGGATATGTTCCATGAATGTGTGGATAATGATTTCGATGCCATTCTAGCAGAAATGGAAAAGGAAATGAGCATGGGAGATATTTTGAAGGAACTAGGTTATGGATGCACGGTAGATCCGTTGCAGTGCAAAGAGATTTTATCTCTTTTCttaccactcactgagattacCATCTCTAAAATACTGGGCACAATTGCCTGCACTCATACTGGTCTTGAGGATAACCAGAACACGCTTTCAACATTTGGCTTGGCACTTGGTTGCAGCACTCTGACCGATCTGCCTGCATTGAACACTTGGAATGTTGATGTTCTTGTTGATACAATTAACCAACTT GCTCCAGGTACTAACTGGATACGAGTAATTGAAAATATGGATCATGAGGGATTCTACATTCCTAATCAGGAGGCATTCTTGAATTTCATGTCTATATATAAGCGGGTGTGccag GAGCCATTCCCCCTCCATTCTATATGTGGGTCTGTTTGGAAGAACACTGAGGGTCAATTATCATTTCTGAAATATGCTGTGTCAGCTTCACCAGAAGTATTTACCTTTGGCCATTCTGCAAGGCAGCTG GCCTATATTGATGCAGTGCACGGCCATAAGCTTCAGCTTGCAAATTCAAATCATGCATGGCTATGCCTTGACCTTTTGGATGTCCTGTGTCAACTTGCTGAGAGAGGTTATGCCCATATTGTTCGATCAATGCTTGAGTTTCCTCTTCAACACTGTCCTGAAGTGCTGCTTCTTGGCATGGCGCATATTAAT ACGGCATATAACCTGCTGCAGTACGAAGTGTCAATTACTGCTTTCCCCAAGATAGTAAACAGTGCAATGGCCAATAGCATGATCCATCATCTCTGGCATGTCAACACAAATCTGGTATTGCGGGGATTTATTGATGCTCAGCTCAGCGATCCCGACAACTTGACTAGAATATTGGACATTTGCCAAGAGCTAAAG ATTTTATCATCTGTTTTAGAGATGATTCCTTCTGCTTTTAGTATCAAGTTGGCAGCCCTTGCTTCCAGAAAAGAGCTTCTTGACCTTGAAAAGTGGCTGAGTAATAATTTGAATACCTATAGAGATATTTTCTTTGAG GAGTGCCTGAAGTTCTTAAAGGAGGTTCAGTTTGGTGGATCCCACGATTTTTCCACCCAACCTTTCCAACGTTCTGATGCTGTTTCAAATCTTTATGCGGGTACAACTGCTACGATCTCAAAG GTACTTAAAGCTCATGTTAGCTTGATTACCTCTGGCCAACTTTCTGAGGAAATGGAAaggttgcatgtagcaattttGGATTCTAATCCAAGGCTGCAAAATGGTGGGACAACAGATTCACCAACTGATGGATATGGGGATGATATTGAATCTGAAGCAAACTCTTATTTCCATCAAATGTTTTCTGGTCACTTGACAATTGAGGCAATGGTCCAAATGCTTGCGCGATTCAAAGAATCTTCTGTGAAAAG GGAACAATCAATTTTTGATTGTATGATAGCCAATCTATTCGAGGAGTATAGATTCTTCCCCAAATATCCTGAAAGACAGCTAAAAATTGCTGCCATTCTCTTTG GCTCTGTTATCAAGCACCAGCTTGTCACTCATCTTACCCTTGGGATTGCACTTCGGTGTGTTCTTGATGCATTGCGAAAACCTGCAGATTCGAAA ATGTTTGTCTTTGGGACCAAGGCTTTGGAGCAGTTTGTGGATCGTCTGATTGAGTGGCCACAATATTGCAATCATATCTTACAAATTTCCCATTTACGCAGCACTCATTTAGAGCTGGTTAATTTCATCGAACAGGCTCTTGCCAGGATATCATCAGGACATTCAGATTCTGAAATAGGCAACCAGGCTTCTTCAGTTCATCACCATGGTCCCAATCAAGCTACGTCAGGAAATGTAGAT TTGAATGGATCTAGTGTCCTACAACCAGGGCAACAACTTTCTTCTCCTCTGCAGCTTCAACAAAGACATGAAAGTTCTTTTGATGATCGTCATAAAGCCTCTGTGACTGCATCTAGTGACATGAAATCACTTCTATCTTCCAGCGGGCAAAATTCAGGTGGTCCCCCTGGTGATTCTTCTGGCATTCAAAAG tcaCAAAATACAGTCAGTGCTCCATCAATGCTGTCTTCTTCGCCTGGTTTTGTTCGTCCTTCACGAGCAGTTACTTCTACAA GATTTGGCTCTGCTTTGAACATTGAAACATTAGTAGCTGCTGCTGAGAAAAGAGAAACTCCCATTGAG GCTCCAGCATCAGAGGTTCAAGACAAGATATCATTTATGATTAACAATATTTCAGCTGCTAATGTTGAAGCTAAAGCAAAAGAGCTCACAGAAATATTGAAAGAGCAGTATTATCCCTGGTTTGCACAGTATATGGTTATGAAAAG AGCTAGCATTGAGCCAAATTTTCATGACTTGTACTTGAAGTTTCTGGACAAAGTTAGTTCGAAAGCTTTGAACAAAGAGATTGTCCAAGCTACTTATGAGAACTGCAAG GTTCTTCTTGGATCTGAGCTTATAAAATCCAGTTCAGAAGAGCGTTCATTGCTAAAAAATTTAGGTAGCTGGCTAGGGAAGTTAACAATAGGAAGGAATCAAGTCTTAAGGGCTCGTGAAATCGATCCCAAATCTTTGATTATAGAG GCATATGAGAAGGGATTGATGATTGCAGTAATACCATTTACCTCAAAG ATTCTAGAACCATGCCAGAGCAGTGTAGCATATCAGCCACCTAATCCCTGGACCATGGGTATTCTTGGATTACTTGCTGAGATTTATTCAATGCCAAACTTGAAAATGAACCTGAAGTTCGATATTGAG GTTTTATTCAAGAACCTCAGTGTGGATTTGAAGGAGATAACACCCAGTTCTCTTCTGAAGGATCGCAAGAGAGAAATTGAAGGGAATCCTGATTTCTCTAATAAAGATATTGGAGCATCTCAACCGCAGATGGTCGCTGAAGTTAAATCAGGGATAATTCCTCCACTAAATCAAGTTGAGCTTCCACTTGAGGTTGCCCCCTCATCTAATTCTGGGGGACATACACATTTACTATCTCAG TATGCTGCTCCTCTTCATCTTTCCTCTGGTACACTGATGGAGGATGAAAAGCTGGCAGCTTTAGGCTTGTCTGATCAGCTTCCTTCTGCTCAGGGGCTGCTTCAAGCTACTCCATCTCAGTCACCATTCTCTGTTAGTCAG CTTCCTACACCAATACCTAATATTGGAACTCATGTAATTATCAACCAGAAGCTCAGTGCATTGGGGTTGCATCTGCATTTCCAGAG AGTTGTTCCCATTGCGATGGATAGAGCTATCAAAGAAATAGTGTCTGGCATTGTTCAGCGCAGTGTTTCTATAGCTACTCAAACTACTAAGGAACTTGTTCTAAAG GATTATGCCATGGAATCAGATGAGACACGCATATTCAATGCAGCACACTTGATGGTTGCTAGTTTGGCAGGAAGTCTAGCTCATGTAACATGCAAG GAACCATTGCGCACTTCAATATCAAGCCAACTAAGAAATTCACTTCAGGGTTTGAATCTGGCAAATGAACTTCTGGAACAAGCTGTTCAACTTGTTACTAATGATAATTTAGATCTTGGCTGTGCAGTCATTGAACAGGCTGCTACCGATAAG GCAATACAAACCATTGATGGAGAAATTGCTCAGCAGCTTTCATTAAGAAGGAAACACAGAGAAGGAGTTGGTGCCACATTTTTTGATGCTAACATTTATACACAAAGTTCTATGGGTGTGGTGCCGGAGGCCCTTCGTCCTAAACCGGGTCACTTGTCCCTTTCCCAGCAGCGAGTTTATGAG GACTTTGTTCGGCTTCCTTGGCAAAACCAATCTAGTCAGAGTTCTCATGCTGTGCCTGCTGGTGCTTCAACTTCCTCTGCCAGTGCTGGTCTGGCTAGTGTGTATGGTTCGACATCAGGACAACTCAATCCAGGCTACTCATCTGGCCCTGGAAACACTGGATTCGAGGCAGTCTCTCGTCCGCTGGATGATGCGCTTGAATCTAATTCAGCTCTGCAACTTAG TGCCTCCTCTGTTCATGTTGGGCCAGCTGATGGTGTTACCCAGCATGGTTCTGAAAATGATGTTGCTGTTGGTTCTTTTACTACTGCAGCTTCTACCCCTGAGTTGCAGGCTGTGGACTCTGTCGATGCTGTCAAG GACTCTGGAGCTTCTTCACAGGCATTGCCATCACCTGCAGCTGCTGAGCGTCTTGGAAGTAGCACTTCAGAACCTTCACTCAGCACAAGGGATGCATTGGATAAATACCAGATTATTGCACAGAAG CTGGAAACGTTGGTAATCAATGATGCTAGAGAAGACATTCAG GGAGTTGTTACTGAAGTTCCTGAAATGATACTTAGATGTGTTAGTCGGGATGAGGCTGCATTGGCTGTAGCTCAAAAG CAGGTTTTCAAGGGTTTATATGAGAATGCGTCAAGCCATATTCATGTTGGTGCTCATCTTGCAATCCTTACAGCTATTCGTGATGTTTGCAAGCTAGTTGTTAAGGAGCTGACTAGTTGG GTGATCTATTCGGATGAAGACAGAAAGTTTAATAAAGATATCACTGTTGGACTTATTCGCAGTGAATTGCTAAATCTTGCAGAGTACAATGTTCATATGGCAAAACTTATCGATGGAGGCAGGAACA AGGCTGCTACGGACTTTGCCATTTCCCTACTTCAAACTTTGGTAATAGAAGAACCTAAAGTAATTTCAGAACTTCATAATCTTGTTGATGCATTAGCAAAG CTTGCGGCGAAGCCTGGGTGTCCCGAGCCATTGCAGCAGTTGGTTGAGACAATCAAGAATCCTGCTGCCAATATGTCTACTTCAGCTGGTGTTAATGTCGGGAAGGATGACAAGGCCAGACAATCAAGAGATAAAAAG GCTCCTGGGCACTCCCCAGCGAGCAGGGAAGATTTGAATAATGTAGAGACTGCCGAGCCAGATCCTGCTGGTTTCCGTGAGCAG GTTTCTATGCTGTTTGCAGAGTGGTACAGGATCTGTGAACTTCCCGGTGCAAATGATGCAGCTCTTACCCATTATGTCTTACAGTTGCATCAGAATGGACTGTTGAAGGGGGATGATATTACAGATCGGTTTTTCCGTATCCTCACA GAACTTTCTGTTTCCCACTGCCTATCTTCTGAGGTTATCAATTCTGGCACATTGCAAGCACCTCAACAAGTGCAGAGTCTGTCCTTTCTCGCCATTGACATCTATGCTAAACTTGTCTTTTCAATATTGAAG GGGTCCAGTAAACCATTTCTGTTATCTAAG ATATTAGCAGTGACCGTCAGATTCATTCAAAAGGATgcagaagaaaagaaaacatcttTCAATCCAAGACCATATTTCAGACTGTTTATCAACTGGCTTCTTGATCTTGGCTCCCTAGACCCTGTTATTGATGGTGCAAACTTTCAG ATATTAACTGCCTTTGCAAATGCTTTTCATGCATTGCAGCCCCTAAAAGTTCCTGCATTCAG CTTTGCTTGGCTCGAGTTGGTGAGCCACAGGAGCTTCATGCCAAAAATGCTCACTGGAAACGGTCTGAAGGGTTGGCCCT